One region of uncultured Methanolobus sp. genomic DNA includes:
- a CDS encoding DUF4430 domain-containing protein produces MKTETIVSIFVVALLSAMMVGTAAAEPTAIFDGSIGLYDGTFTFVPGNDPSANYSVDMMTAMGALDAASNGLGGGFEYNATDTYYPLYGSFVLESINDIENEWDTQTNSGTSWFIYVNDELTNLGIPQNEIEIGDQVTYLYAPYEYTPSYELIIDTENATHIVNIIVEESVALYNGKIGLEDGTFTFVPCNNASASYNVNTMTAMGALDAAAEEEGFAYCASDLYYPLYGSFLLESIEGVENQWDTVTNSGTSWFIYVNDELTNLGIPQNDIEVGDKVTYIYAPYEYTPSWELIVDTENTTYLLNMDVRSADPEVNIEDMQDYVDGTSAPDCAKLILDTRLDGVIRSLDRGHDRVAVIKLRSFKRAVDRHEDWGNLTSEEADYLKSEADFVIEQILD; encoded by the coding sequence ATGAAAACAGAAACAATCGTAAGTATATTTGTAGTTGCACTTCTCAGTGCAATGATGGTTGGTACTGCCGCAGCAGAGCCAACCGCAATATTTGACGGAAGTATTGGGTTATATGACGGAACATTTACTTTTGTGCCAGGTAACGATCCTTCAGCCAACTACAGTGTTGACATGATGACAGCCATGGGCGCACTTGATGCAGCTTCAAATGGCCTGGGTGGCGGGTTTGAATATAATGCAACTGATACATATTACCCACTATATGGCTCTTTCGTGCTTGAAAGCATTAATGATATAGAAAATGAGTGGGATACACAAACCAACTCAGGAACATCATGGTTCATTTATGTGAATGATGAGCTGACAAACTTGGGTATTCCCCAGAATGAGATCGAGATTGGAGACCAGGTAACTTACCTTTACGCCCCATATGAATACACACCATCATATGAACTGATTATCGACACTGAAAATGCAACCCACATTGTCAACATAATTGTAGAAGAGTCTGTAGCACTCTATAATGGAAAAATTGGATTAGAAGACGGTACATTCACTTTTGTGCCCTGTAACAATGCTTCAGCTAGTTACAATGTTAACACAATGACAGCTATGGGTGCCCTTGACGCAGCTGCAGAAGAAGAAGGCTTTGCCTATTGTGCATCTGATCTATATTACCCGCTATATGGCTCTTTCCTCCTTGAAAGTATTGAAGGAGTTGAAAATCAGTGGGATACAGTTACCAATTCAGGAACATCATGGTTCATTTACGTGAATGATGAGCTGACAAACTTGGGTATTCCCCAGAATGATATTGAAGTTGGCGACAAGGTAACATACATTTACGCTCCATATGAATACACGCCATCATGGGAATTGATTGTGGACACTGAAAATACAACATACCTTCTTAATATGGATGTCAGATCAGCAGACCCTGAAGTAAATATCGAAGATATGCAGGACTATGTTGATGGCACAAGTGCTCCTGATTGTGCAAAGTTAATTCTTGACACAAGACTTGACGGTGTAATCCGTTCCCTGGACCGTGGCCATGACAGAGTAGCTGTCATTAAGCTCAGGAGTTTCAAGAGAGCTGTCGACAGACATGAGGACTGGGGCAACCTTACCTCTGAAGAAGCTGACTACCTGAAGTCAGAAGCTGATTTCGTCATTGAACAGATACTGGATTGA